In one Dama dama isolate Ldn47 chromosome 5, ASM3311817v1, whole genome shotgun sequence genomic region, the following are encoded:
- the LOC133055987 gene encoding myosin-4 isoform X1, protein MSSDSEMAIFGEAAPYLRKSEKERIEAQNKPFDAKTSVFVVDPKESFVKATVQSREGGKVTAKTEAGATVTVKEDQVFPMNPPKYDKIEDMAMMTHLHEPAVLYNLKERYAAWMIYTYSGLFCVTVNPYKWLPVYNAEVVTAYRGKKRQEAPPHIFSISDNAYQFMLTDRENQSILITGESGAGKTVNTKRVIQYFATIAVTGEKKKEEPTSGKMQGTLEDQIISANPLLEAFGNAKTVRNDNSSRFGKFIRIHFGTTGKLASADIETYLLEKSRVTFQLKAERSYHIFYQIMSNKKPELIEMLLITTNPYDYAFVSQGEISVASIDDQEELIATDSAIEILGFTSDERVSIYKLTGAVMHYGNLKFKQKQREEQAEPDGTEVADKAAYLQSLNSADLLKALCYPRVKVGNEYVTKGQTVQQVYNAVGALAKAVYEKMFLWMVTRINQQLDTKQPRQYFIGVLDIAGFEIFDFNSLEQLCINFTNEKLQQFFNHHMFVLEQEEYKKEGIEWEFIDFGMDLAACIELIEKPMGIFSILEEECMFPKATDTSFKNKLYEQHLGKSNNFQKPKPAKGKAEAHFSLVHYAGTVDYNITGWLDKNKDPLNETVVGLYQKSAMKTLAFLFAGGPSAEEGGGGKKGGKKKGSSFQTVSALFRENLNKLMTNLRSTHPHFVRCIIPNETKTPGAMEHELVLHQLRCNGVLEGIRICRKGFPSRILYADFKQRYKVLNASAIPEGQFIDSKKASEKLLGSIDIDHTQYKFGHTKVFFKAGLLGILEEMRDEKLAQLITRTQAICRGFLMRVEFKKMVERRESIFCIQYNVRAFMNVKHWPWMKLYFKIKPLLKSAETEKEMANMKEEFEKTKEELAKSEAKRKELEEKMVTLMQEKNDLQLQVQSEADGLADAEERCDQLIKTKIQLEAKIKELTERAEDEEEINAELTAKKRKLEDECSELKKDIDDLELTLAKVEKEKHATENKVKNLTEEMAGLDENIAKLTKEKKALQEAHQQTLDDLQAEEDKVNTLTKSKTKLEQQVDDLEGSLEQEKKLRMDLERAKRKLEGDLKLAQESTMDIENDKQQLDEKLKKKEFEMSNLQSKIEDEQALGMQLQKKIKELQARIEELEEEIEAERASRAKAEKQRADLSRELEEISERLEEAGGATSAQIEMNKKREAEFQKMRRDLEEATLQHEATAAALRKKHADSVAELGEQIDNLQRVKQKLEKEKSEMKMEIDDLASNMETVSKAKGNLEKMCRTLEDQLSEVKTKEEEQQRLINELSAQKARLHTESGEFSRQLDEKAAMVSQLSRGKQAFTQQIEELKRQLEEETKAKSALAHALQSARHDCDLLREQYEEEQEAKAELQRSMSKANSEVAQWRTKYETDAIQRTEELEEAKKKLAQRLQDAEEHVEAVNAKCASLEKTKQRLQNEVEDLMLDVERSNAACAALDKKQRNFDKVLSEWKQKYEETQAELEASQKESRSLSTELFKVKNAYEESLDQLETLKRENKNLQQEISDLTEQIAEGGKHIHELEKVKKQIEQEKGELQAALEEAEASLEHQEGKILRIQLELNQVKSEIDRKIAEKDEEIDQLKRNHLRVVESMQSSLDAEIRSRNDALRIKKKMEGDLNEMEIQLNHANRQATEAIKNLRNTQGVLKDTQLHLDDAIRGQDDLKEQLAMVERRANLMQAEIEELRASLEQTERSRRMAEQELLDASERVQLLHTQNTSLINTKKKLETDITQIQGEMEDIVQEARNAEEKAKKAITDAAMMAEELKKEQDTSAHLERMKKNLEQTVKDLQHRLDEAEQLALKGGKKQIHKLEARVRELENEVENEQKRNAEAVKGLRKHERRVKELTYQTEEDRKNVLRLQDLVDKLQSKVKAYKRQAEEAEEQSNVNLAKFRKLQHELEEAEERADIAESQVNKLRLKSREVHTKVISEE, encoded by the exons ATGAGTTCCGACTCTGAGATGGCCATTTTTGGCGAGGCTGCTCCTTACCTCCGAAAATCTGAAAAGGAGCGCATTGAGGCCCAGAATAAACCTTTCGATGCCAAGACCTCAGTCTTTGTGGTGGACCCTAAGGAGTCCTTTGTGAAAGCAACCGTGCAGAGCAGGGAAGGGGGGAAGGTGACAGCCAAGACCGAAGCTGGAGCG ACAGTAACTGTGAAAGAAGACCAAGTCTTCCCCATGAACCCTCCTAAATATGACAAGATCGAGGACATGGCCATGATGACCCACCTGCACGAGCCCGCTGTGCTGTACAACCTCAAAGAGCGTTATGCAGCCTGGATGATCTAC ACTTACTCAGGCCTCTTCTGTGTCACCGTCAACCCCTACAAGTGGCTGCCGGTGTACAATGCAGAGGTGGTGACGGCCTACCGCGGCAAAAAGCGCCAGGAGGCCCCGCCCCACATCTTCTCCATCTCTGACAACGCCTATCAGTTCATGCTGACTG ACCGAgagaaccagtcaatcctgatcAC TGGAGAATCCGGGGCAGGAAAGACTGTGAACACGAAACGTGTCATCCAGTACTTTGCAACAATTGCAGTCActggggagaaaaagaaggaggaaCCAACTTCAGGCAAAATGCAG GGGACTCTGGAGGATCAGATCATCAGTGCCAACCCCCTGCTGGAGGCCTTTGGCAACGCCAAGACCGTGAGGAATGACAATTCCTCTCGCTTT GGTAAATTCATCAGGATCCACTTCGGGACCACAGGGAAACTGGCTTCTGCTGATATTGAAACAT ATCTTCTGGAGAAGTCTAGAGTCACTTTCCAGCTGAAGGCAGAAAGAAGCTACCATATTTTTTATCAGATCATGTCTAACAAGAAGCCAGAGCTAATTG AAATGCTCCTAATCACCACCAACCCATATGACTACGCCTTTGTGAGTCAAGGGGAGATCTCAGTCGCTAGCATCGATGACCAAGAAGAGCTGATAGCCACAGAT AGTGCCATTGAAATCCTGGGCTTCACTTCTGATGAAAGAGTGTCCATCTACAAGCTCACAGGGGCAGTAATGCATTATGGGAACCTGAAATTCAAGCAAAAGCAGCGTGAGGAGCAAGCAGAGCCAGATGGCACTGAAG TTGCTGACAAGGCTGCCTACCTCCAGAGTCTGAACTCTGCTGACCTGCTCAAAGCCCTCTGCTACCCCAGAGTCAAGGTCGGCAATGAGTATGTCACCAAAGGCCAGACTGTGCAGCAG GTATATAATGCAGTGGGTGCTCTGGCCAAAGCCGTCTATGAGAAGATGTTCCTGTGGATGGTCACCCGCATCAACCAGCAGCTGGACACCAAGCAGCCCAGACAGTACTTCATTGGGGTTTTGGACATCGCTGGTTTTGAGATCTTTGAT TTCAACAGCCTGGAGCAGCTGTGCATCAACTTCACCAATGAGAAACTGCAACAGTTTTTCAACCACCACATGTTCGTGCTGGAGCAGGAGGAGTACAAGAAGGAAGGCATTGAGTGGGAGTTCATTGACTTCGGGATGGACCTGGCCGCCTGCATCGAGCTCATCGAGAAG CCTATGGGCATCTTCTCCATCCTGGAAGAGGAGTGCATGTTCCCCAAGGCCACAGACACCTCCTTCAAGAACAAGCTTTATGAACAGCATCTTGGAAAGTCCAACAACTTCCAGAAACCCAAACCTGCCAAGGGCAAGGCTGAGGCCCACTTCTCCCTGGTGCACTATGCGGGCACTGTGGACTACAACATCACTGGCTGGCTGGACAAGAACAAGGACCCCCTGAATGAGACGGTGGTTGGGCTGTACCAGAAGTCTGCAATGAAGACTCTGGCTTTCCTCTTTGCTGGAGGTCCAAGTGCTGAAG AGGGTGGCGGTGGAAAGAAAGGTGGCAAGAAGAAGGGTTCTTCTTTCCAGACTGTGTCAGCTCTTTTCAGG GAGAATCTGAATAAGCTGATGACCAACCTGAGGAGCACTCACCCCCACTTTGTACGCTGCATCATCCCCAATGAAACTAAAACTCCTG GGGCCATGGAGCACGAGCTGGTCCTGCACCAGCTAAGGTGTAACGGGGTCCTGGAGGGCATCCGCATCTGTAGGAAGGGCTTCCCCAGCAGAATCCTGTATGCAGACTTCAAACAGAG ATATAAGGTTCTAAATGCAAGTGCTATCCCAGAGGGTCAGTTCATTGACAGCAAGAAGGCTTCTGAGAAACTTTTAGGGTCTATTGACATTGACCACACCCAGTACAAATTCGGTCACACCAAG GTTTTCTTTAAGGCTGGCCTGCTGGGAATTCTAGAGGAGATGCGAGATGAAAAGCTGGCTCAGCTCATCACACGCACTCAGGCCATTTGCAGAGGGTTCCTGATGAGAGTGGAGTTCAAGAAGATGGTGGAGAGAAG AGAATCTATCTTCTGCATCCAGTACAATGTCCGTGCTTTCATGAACGTCAAGCACTGGCCCTGGATGAAGCTGTATTTCAAGATCAAGCCCCTCCTCAAGAgtgcagagacagagaaggagatggccaACATGAAGGAAGAATTTGAGAAGACCAAAGAAGAGCTGGCTAAGTCGGAGGCAAAAAGGAAAGAACTTGAAGAGAAAATGGTGACTCTGATGCAAGAGAAAAACGACTTACAACTCCAAGTTCAATCT GAAGCAGATGGCTTGGCTGATGCAGAGGAAAGGTGTGACCAGTTGATTAAAACCAAAATCCAACTTGAGGCAAAAATCAAAGAGCTAACTGAGAGAGCAGAGGATGAGGAAGAGATCAATGCTGAGCTGAcagccaagaagaggaaattggaGGATGAATGTTCAGAACTGAAGAAAGACATAGATGACCTTGAGCTGACACTGGCCAAGGTtgagaaggagaaacatgccacAGAGAACAAG GTGAAAAACCTCACAGAAGAGATGGCAGGCCTTGATGAAAACATTGCAAAACTGACCAAGGAGAAGAAGGCCCTTCAGGAGGCCCACCAGCAGACCCTGGATGACTTGCAGGCAGAAGAAGACAAAGTCAACACCCTGACCAAATCTAAAACCAAGCTAGAACAGCAAGTGGATGAC CTTGAAGGATCTCTGGAACAAGAGAAGAAACTGCGCATGGACTTGGAGAGAGCCAAAAGGAAACTGGAGGGTGACCTAAAATTGGCCCAAGAATCCACAATGGATATAGAAAATGATAAGCAGCAACTGGATGAGAAACTTAAAAA GAAGGAGTTTGAAATGAGCAATCTGCAAAGCAAGATTGAAGATGAACAGGCCCTCGGGATGCAGTTGCAAAAGAAGATCAAGGAGTTACAG GCCCGCAttgaggagctggaggaggagatcGAGGCCGAGCGCGCCTCCCGCGCCAAAGCAGAGAAGCAGCGCGCAGACCTCTCCCGGGAACTGGAGGAGATCAGCGAGCGGCTGGAAGAAGCTGGCGGGGCCACTTCCGCCCAGATTGAGATGAACAAGAAGCGCGAGGCCGAGTTCCAGAAGATGCGCCGGGACCTGGAGGAGGCCACGCTGCAGCACGAGGCCACGGCGGCCGCTCTTCGCAAGAAGCACGCGGACAGTGTGGCCGAGCTGGGGGAGCAGATCGACAACCTGCAGAGGGTCAAGCAGAagctggagaaggagaagagCGAGATGAAGATGGAGATCGACGACCTGGCCAGCAACATGGAGACTGTCTCCAAAGCCAAG GGAAACCTTGAGAAAATGTGCCGTACACTAGAGGACCAACTGAGTGAAGTGAAAACTAAGGAAGAGGAGCAGCAGCGCCTAATCAATGAACTGTCAGCCCAGAAGGCACGTCTACACACAGAGTCAG GTGAATTTTCACGACAGCTAGATGAGAAAGCTGCTATGGTATCTCAGCTATCCAGAGGCAAACAAGCATTTACGCAACAAATTGAGGAATTAAAGAGGCAGCTAGAAGAGGAGACTAAG GCCAAGAGTGCCCTGGCCCACGCCCTGCAGTCAGCCCGCCATGACTGTGACCTGCTGCGAGAACAGTacgaggaggagcaggaagccaagGCTGAGCTGCAGAGGTCAATGTCCAAGGCCAACAGCGAGGTGGCCCAGTGGAGGACCAAGTATGAGACAGATGCCATTCAGCGCacggaggagctggaggaggccaA GAAGAAGCTGGCCCAGCGTCTGCAGGATGCTGAGGAACATGTAGAAGCGGTGAATGCCAAATGTGCCTCCCTTGAGAAGACCAAGCAGCGGCTCCAGAATGAAGTTGAAGACCTCATGCTCGACGTGGAGAGGTCCAATGCTGCCTGCGCGGCTCTCGATAAGAAGCAGAGGAACTTTGACAAG GTCCTATCAGAATGGAAACAGAAGTATGAGGAAACTCAGGCTGAGCTTGAGGCCTCCCAGAAGGAGTCCCGCTCTCTCAGCACTGAGCTGTTCAAAGTCAAGAATGCCTATGAAGAGTCCCTGGACCAACTTGAAACCctaaagagagaaaacaagaacTTACAGC AGGAGATTTCTGACCTGACTGAGCaaattgcagagggaggaaaGCATATCCATGAACTGgagaaagtaaagaaacaaaTAGAACAAGAGAAGGGTGAACTACAGGCTGCTCTAGAGGAAGCAGAG gCATCTCTCGAGCACCAAGAAGGCAAAATCCTTCGCATCCAACTTGAGTTAAATCAGGTGAAATCAGAGATCGACCGGAAAattgctgaaaaagatgaagaaattgatcAGCTAAAGAGGAACCATCTCAGAGTTGTGGAGTCAATGCAGAGCTCCCTAGATGCTGAGATCAGGAGCAGGAATGATGCCCTGAGGATCAAGAAGAAGATGGAGGGAGACCTCAATGAAATGGAAATCCAGCTGAACCATGCCAATCGCCAGGCTACTGAGGCAATAAAGAATCTTAGAAACACACAAGGAGTACTGAAG GACACTCAGCTCCACTTGGATGATGCCATCAGGGGCCAGGATGACCTTAAGGAGCAGCTGGCCATGGTTGAGCGCAGAGCCAACCTGATGCAGGCTGAGATTGAAGAGCTGAGGGCATCGCTGGAACAGACAGAGAGGAGCAGGCGAATGGCAGAGCAAGAGCTTTTGGACGCCAGTGAGCGTGTGCAGCTCCTGCACACACAG AACACTAGCCTGATCAACACCAAGAAGAAGCTAGAGACAGACATCACTCAAATCCAGGGAGAGATGGAGGACATTGTCCAGGAAGCTCGCAACGCAGAAGAGAAAGCCAAGAAGGCCATCACTGAT GCGGCCATGATGGCTGAGGAGCTAAAGAAGGAGCAGGACACCAGTGCCCACCTGGAGCGGATGAAGAAGAACCTGGAGCAGACGGTGAAGGACCTGCAGCACCGCCTGGATGAGGCTGAGCAGCTGGCCCTGAAGGGTGGGAAGAAGCAGATCCATAAACTAGAGGCCAGG GTGAGGGAGCTTGAAAATGAGGTTGAAAATGAACAGAAGCGCAATGCTGAGGCTGTCAAGGGTCTTCGGAAACATGAGAGAAGAGTGAAGGAACTCACTTATCAG ACTGAGGAGGACCGCAAGAATGTTCTCAGGCTGCAGGACTTGGTGGACAAGTTACAAAGCAAAGTTAAAGCCTACAAGAGACAAGCTGAAGAAGCT GAGGAACAATCCAATGTCAATCTTGCCAAATTCCGCAAACTCCAGCATGAGCTGGAGGAGGCTGAGGAACGGGCTGACATTGCCGAGTCCCAGGTCAACAAGCTGCGGCTGAAGAGCCGGGAGGTTCACACAAAAGTCATAAGTGAAGAGTAA